Proteins encoded within one genomic window of Geotalea daltonii FRC-32:
- a CDS encoding Lcl C-terminal domain-containing protein: MLNSFLSSVFSPFHPLLNCSRRVIVLLFLFLPIASFYGCSVTHSTFTVYDLNEKTVASLRQDVGLCRAAGARALPDRTMFWLSMAALYGIEHNTSVATNNCLLSRGWRPKLQFAGPFGAVPGDLETALKKCGAEGGYSGLLAKAEFSGMVAENVIAKAAGAGNVEPGLNGLRQCLDSFGWEVIDRPPWISPDDASSSYVADPVAENIAEKFVVRQKVVRDTGKAIYWLQDNPQDATDCDWHKARRYVIGLNKGRFSGYSDWRIPRRDEVESLLDFARWNAASDMAALLKKLGFNGIEGAVYWTSSPIIDDVSGDGIWGVNFATREYIRLGRSTSFSAHVLPVRGRGWGSSEPELPLYEPTDKEGEGELIAARYHRCKTGNCALVAQKP; the protein is encoded by the coding sequence ATGTTGAATTCATTTCTTTCTTCGGTCTTTTCCCCTTTTCATCCTCTTCTTAACTGTTCCCGGCGCGTAATCGTTCTGTTGTTTCTATTTTTGCCGATTGCATCTTTTTATGGATGCAGTGTCACTCACAGCACCTTTACCGTGTACGATCTCAATGAAAAGACTGTTGCGTCGTTGAGACAGGATGTTGGCCTGTGCCGTGCTGCAGGCGCCAGGGCCTTACCGGATCGCACCATGTTCTGGCTTTCCATGGCTGCCCTTTATGGTATCGAACATAATACCAGTGTTGCTACCAACAATTGTCTTCTTTCCCGCGGCTGGCGGCCGAAACTTCAGTTTGCCGGGCCTTTCGGAGCTGTACCGGGGGACCTTGAAACAGCGCTGAAGAAATGCGGAGCTGAGGGGGGGTATTCCGGCCTGCTGGCAAAGGCAGAATTCAGCGGCATGGTGGCAGAAAACGTCATAGCCAAGGCTGCCGGTGCCGGAAACGTTGAACCGGGCCTGAACGGGCTCAGGCAATGTCTGGACTCTTTCGGGTGGGAGGTCATCGACAGGCCTCCGTGGATATCGCCGGACGACGCTTCTTCCAGTTATGTTGCCGACCCGGTTGCTGAAAACATAGCTGAAAAATTTGTAGTAAGGCAAAAAGTAGTGAGGGACACCGGCAAAGCCATATATTGGCTGCAGGACAACCCCCAAGATGCCACCGATTGTGACTGGCACAAGGCCAGACGCTATGTCATCGGACTTAACAAGGGGCGTTTCAGCGGCTATTCCGACTGGCGAATTCCACGCAGGGACGAGGTTGAAAGCCTGCTTGATTTTGCAAGGTGGAACGCAGCCAGCGATATGGCGGCTCTACTGAAGAAATTGGGTTTCAACGGCATTGAAGGTGCAGTCTACTGGACCTCTTCTCCCATCATTGACGATGTTTCCGGAGATGGCATATGGGGGGTGAATTTTGCAACCCGTGAATATATCAGGCTGGGCAGATCGACGTCCTTCAGCGCACACGTCCTTCCGGTCAGAGGTCGTGGCTGGGGCTCCAGTGAACCGGAACTCCCCCTTTATGAACCGACGGACAAGGAAGGAGAGGGGGAGCTTATAGCTGCCCGCTATCATCGCTGCAAAACAGGTAACTGTGCTTTAGTTGCCCAAAAACCCTAG
- a CDS encoding DUF748 domain-containing protein has translation MAEQNNSENDSKDHVSGKTAGEQRFKKALLWVFSILLFVAVALYVASFFLDEPLRRYTEKTVNKRLKGYSISLSGMHLQLVGGTVTLDGLKVLQDAHPVPPIAVIPSTKGSISWRDLLYGRVVATIGIDRPKMHIDLQQLKSEMTSKEKLKDRGWQEAIEAVFPLKINNFVIRNASITYVDKDAGKPLHLTNLNVTAGNIRNVRVKDKVYPSSLHMDTVIFGSGRGQFDGNANFLSQPVPGIKGTFKLEGIPLDYFKPVASHINLSVRKGVLSLSGNMEYSPTIASVQVKDLQFKGLEMDYVHSAATAKAEKKRAKKVGKAAGKVSNKPEIQLRIDRMRLTGSNIGVINKDADPPYRVFIAETDFSMTNLTNHFIEGPAKAELSGKFMGSGITKASAEFRPEKSGPDLDLQVKIEDTRLKDMNDLFKAYGNFDVSAGFFLFYADLHVRNDRVSGYLKPLFKDIKVYDRRRDQEKTVFHKLYEMLVGGVANLLENRPREEVATVVDIAGPVTKPQTSTWQVLAQLVTNAFFKAILPGFEREVTSASR, from the coding sequence GTGGCCGAGCAAAACAATTCCGAGAATGATTCAAAAGATCATGTTTCAGGGAAAACTGCGGGAGAGCAGCGATTCAAGAAGGCCTTGCTGTGGGTTTTCAGTATTCTGCTGTTTGTAGCTGTAGCGCTGTATGTGGCCTCATTCTTTCTCGACGAGCCGTTGCGCCGCTATACGGAAAAAACTGTCAACAAGCGCCTCAAGGGATATTCCATCAGCCTTTCCGGTATGCACCTGCAACTGGTGGGAGGGACAGTGACGTTGGATGGTTTGAAAGTTTTACAGGATGCCCATCCTGTTCCACCCATTGCTGTAATTCCAAGCACCAAAGGCTCCATAAGCTGGCGTGACCTCTTGTATGGAAGAGTGGTGGCGACAATTGGTATCGATCGTCCCAAGATGCACATAGACCTGCAGCAGTTAAAGAGTGAAATGACCAGCAAAGAAAAATTGAAGGACCGTGGTTGGCAGGAGGCCATTGAGGCAGTTTTTCCGTTAAAGATAAACAATTTTGTTATCCGGAATGCCTCCATTACATATGTGGACAAGGATGCCGGCAAACCCCTGCATCTGACCAATCTAAATGTAACGGCCGGCAACATCCGCAATGTCCGGGTAAAGGACAAGGTCTACCCCTCTTCTCTGCACATGGATACCGTCATTTTCGGGTCTGGCAGGGGACAGTTCGACGGTAATGCAAATTTCCTTTCACAGCCTGTGCCCGGCATCAAAGGGACGTTCAAGCTGGAGGGAATACCCCTTGATTATTTCAAGCCGGTGGCTTCCCACATTAATCTTTCTGTTCGCAAGGGCGTGCTCTCCCTATCCGGAAATATGGAATATTCTCCGACAATAGCCAGTGTCCAAGTAAAGGATCTGCAATTTAAAGGGCTGGAGATGGATTATGTCCATTCGGCAGCTACTGCAAAAGCAGAAAAGAAAAGGGCAAAGAAAGTTGGCAAGGCCGCGGGCAAGGTGAGCAACAAGCCGGAGATACAGCTGCGCATCGACCGAATGAGGCTTACAGGGAGCAACATCGGCGTTATCAACAAGGATGCCGATCCCCCCTATCGTGTGTTTATTGCCGAGACTGATTTTTCCATGACGAACCTGACCAATCACTTCATCGAAGGCCCGGCTAAGGCTGAACTGTCAGGCAAATTCATGGGGAGCGGGATAACGAAGGCTTCCGCAGAGTTCAGGCCCGAAAAAAGCGGGCCAGACCTTGATCTGCAGGTAAAAATCGAAGATACCAGACTCAAAGACATGAATGACCTTTTCAAAGCCTATGGCAATTTCGATGTGTCGGCCGGCTTTTTCCTCTTTTACGCAGATCTTCATGTGCGAAACGACAGGGTTTCCGGTTACCTGAAGCCGTTGTTCAAGGACATAAAAGTCTATGACAGACGGCGAGATCAGGAAAAGACCGTTTTCCACAAGCTTTATGAAATGCTGGTCGGGGGAGTCGCCAACCTGCTGGAAAACAGACCGAGGGAAGAGGTTGCTACCGTAGTTGACATTGCGGGGCCGGTGACAAAACCGCAGACGAGCACCTGGCAGGTCTTGGCGCAGCTGGTTACCAATGCTTTTTTCAAAGCGATATTGCCGGGATTTGAGAGGGAAGTAACCTCTGCCAGCCGCTGA
- a CDS encoding response regulator transcription factor, with translation MDISSAGKTRILINLGSALLGRALQDVISANPSFETFVATDSRSSHVFDPHHIVVDVHALAKDPQSHWPNAKMILIDTGLPEDELISLLLHHKFYGVISTDTPPEMFSKALHTVSKGQIWIDNDKIKALLHNQPSHLKPAGRANLSKKEQDIVAFIAQGLKNKEIAQRLCISEQTVKTHISRIFKKVDVVSRSQLVPLALKLRI, from the coding sequence ATGGATATTTCTTCTGCAGGTAAGACAAGAATTCTGATCAATCTGGGCAGCGCTCTTCTGGGAAGAGCGCTGCAGGATGTCATCAGCGCCAATCCGTCTTTTGAGACTTTTGTCGCCACTGACAGCAGATCAAGCCATGTTTTTGATCCCCATCACATCGTGGTGGACGTCCATGCCCTGGCGAAGGACCCGCAGTCCCATTGGCCAAACGCAAAGATGATTCTCATTGACACCGGCTTGCCGGAGGATGAACTTATCTCGCTGCTTCTGCATCATAAATTTTATGGTGTCATCTCAACGGATACCCCTCCTGAAATGTTTTCCAAAGCTCTGCATACGGTGAGCAAAGGGCAAATCTGGATTGACAACGACAAGATCAAGGCCTTGCTTCACAATCAGCCGTCTCATCTTAAGCCCGCAGGTCGTGCCAATCTCAGCAAGAAGGAACAGGACATAGTTGCCTTTATTGCCCAAGGGTTGAAAAACAAAGAGATAGCCCAAAGGCTCTGCATCAGTGAGCAGACGGTGAAGACGCACATAAGCCGTATCTTTAAAAAAGTGGACGTCGTCAGCCGTTCTCAACTTGTCCCTTTAGCTCTTAAACTGAGAATCTGA
- a CDS encoding YihY/virulence factor BrkB family protein: MFSFRRYFKLGDLSYKELGKRVYGQVTDHGCAAYAAAMAYYLLFALFPFFLFLTTLIGYLPIPGLLDFILTTMQRFLPEQAFSLVQDNVKSLFGNKQGGLLSLGFVLALWTSSNAITSIMDIMNRLYQVQEGRPFWKVRLTAIALVTVLSVLFILSLVLLMFGPKLGSFIAGITHLGHFFEILWNILIAPATLFMLMLAIAIIYYFTPDVEQNWKWISPGAVIAIPVWVLASLAFSFYVNNFGSYNKTYGSIGAVIILLFWLYISGFIILAGAEINSAVEHSSAEGKEPGEKVEGEREGEAGAKGQKG; encoded by the coding sequence ATGTTTTCATTTCGTCGCTACTTCAAGCTGGGTGACCTGAGTTACAAGGAACTTGGCAAGCGGGTTTATGGACAGGTGACGGATCACGGATGTGCTGCCTACGCCGCCGCCATGGCCTACTATCTACTCTTTGCCCTGTTTCCGTTTTTTCTGTTTCTCACCACACTGATCGGATACCTCCCCATACCCGGGCTGCTGGATTTCATCCTCACTACCATGCAGAGATTTCTTCCGGAGCAGGCTTTCAGCCTGGTGCAGGACAATGTAAAATCGCTCTTTGGCAACAAGCAGGGGGGACTCTTGTCGCTGGGATTTGTCCTGGCGCTGTGGACCTCATCCAATGCAATTACTTCCATCATGGATATCATGAACAGGCTTTACCAGGTCCAGGAAGGTCGGCCGTTCTGGAAGGTGCGGCTTACGGCAATTGCCTTGGTGACGGTTCTTTCCGTTCTATTCATCCTGTCGCTTGTGCTCCTCATGTTCGGGCCAAAGCTGGGTTCCTTCATCGCCGGCATAACCCATTTGGGCCACTTTTTCGAGATCCTCTGGAATATCCTCATTGCACCGGCAACCCTGTTCATGCTGATGCTGGCCATAGCCATCATTTATTACTTTACGCCCGACGTTGAACAGAATTGGAAATGGATTTCTCCAGGCGCAGTTATTGCCATTCCGGTCTGGGTCCTCGCTTCATTGGCTTTTTCCTTCTACGTTAATAATTTCGGCTCCTATAACAAGACCTATGGCAGTATCGGTGCGGTCATCATTCTTCTGTTCTGGCTTTACATAAGCGGTTTTATCATACTTGCCGGGGCTGAGATAAATTCGGCTGTGGAACATTCATCGGCAGAGGGAAAGGAGCCGGGTGAAAAGGTTGAAGGTGAGCGTGAAGGTGAGGCCGGCGCCAAGGGGCAGAAGGGCTGA
- the yciA gene encoding acyl-CoA thioester hydrolase YciA, translating into MPSEDARPDGELLLRTSPMPSDTNANGDVFGGWIMSQMDIAGGMMAIEITCGRCVTIAVDAMKFIKPVKVGDVVCCYGKAVKIGNTSVTIRLEVWVKPVLRATCYGKEHPLFMVTEASFTYVAVDDEGLKRPIPKG; encoded by the coding sequence ATGCCAAGTGAGGATGCAAGACCTGATGGGGAACTGCTTTTGAGGACTTCGCCCATGCCGAGCGACACCAACGCAAACGGCGATGTTTTTGGTGGCTGGATCATGTCGCAGATGGACATTGCAGGCGGCATGATGGCCATAGAGATAACCTGCGGACGCTGCGTTACCATCGCTGTTGATGCCATGAAGTTCATTAAGCCGGTCAAGGTCGGTGATGTGGTCTGTTGTTACGGTAAAGCAGTCAAGATAGGCAACACCTCGGTGACCATCCGGCTGGAAGTATGGGTAAAACCGGTGCTGCGCGCAACGTGTTACGGAAAGGAACACCCGTTGTTCATGGTTACCGAGGCATCGTTCACTTATGTGGCTGTTGATGATGAAGGACTAAAACGGCCGATTCCCAAGGGTTGA
- a CDS encoding sigma-54-dependent Fis family transcriptional regulator, whose protein sequence is MESDSKKNGCHPESCSSGVIRLDADLCIVYLDKAAEATLELPSASLIGKKIDHVADLANLGNLMHGGISFSDQVILIGGRRIVCDFVPLVENDLMVGGVLSLLGSIPDSCNDTDDNLREILRSTSAFMNFDFDGIIVVDRNGIVVMVNQSFARLLDTTPQAMIGRHVDQAYQNSQPSHLPMVMETGKPDLGIIHYFNGKQVYANRFPLIKEGRVIGCVGKILFMDIREIPLIARQLQAAPESKGHPHTLNRKEILFKYDTNSIVGQSRKIQEMKETLLRVAQKNSNVLLRGESGTGKELFAHAIHAASTRHYSPFVKVNCAAIPEHLLESELFGYAEGAFTGAKKGGQIGKFEQAHTGTIFLDEIGDMPLYMQVKILRVLQEKELTNLGSTKQKTVDVRVVAATNRNLEQMVKEGKFREDLYYRLNVVALTIPALRERKEDVYPLTMNFIEQFNVEFGLSVEDLDADAWEIFKSYDWPGNIRELRNVVESAFNVVSGHLITRAHLPEQLTQLCPDTTVDSVGIEDFIRASLGKKDITQIMDQFENLLLRKAVEFCHGNKQQASRLLGISRQGLYKKLSRQAIGGSDMDDSET, encoded by the coding sequence ATGGAGAGCGATAGCAAAAAAAACGGGTGTCACCCCGAAAGCTGCAGTTCCGGCGTCATCAGGCTCGATGCCGACCTCTGCATAGTTTATCTGGACAAAGCGGCTGAAGCAACGCTGGAGCTTCCTTCTGCCAGTCTCATTGGTAAAAAAATTGATCATGTAGCCGATCTGGCAAACCTTGGCAACTTGATGCACGGGGGAATCAGTTTCAGCGACCAGGTTATTCTCATCGGTGGGCGCCGCATTGTCTGTGATTTCGTTCCCCTTGTGGAGAACGATCTGATGGTTGGCGGAGTTCTGTCACTGCTCGGATCAATCCCGGACAGTTGCAACGATACCGATGACAACCTCAGGGAAATCCTCCGCTCAACCAGTGCTTTCATGAACTTCGATTTTGACGGCATCATTGTCGTCGATCGCAACGGTATCGTGGTTATGGTTAACCAGTCCTTTGCCAGGTTGCTGGATACGACACCACAGGCGATGATCGGCAGACACGTGGATCAGGCCTACCAGAACTCCCAGCCTTCACATCTGCCGATGGTTATGGAAACTGGCAAGCCCGACCTGGGAATTATCCATTATTTTAACGGCAAACAGGTTTATGCGAACCGTTTCCCTCTGATCAAGGAGGGCAGGGTTATCGGTTGCGTCGGCAAAATCCTCTTCATGGATATCCGTGAGATTCCCCTCATAGCACGACAGTTGCAAGCTGCTCCGGAAAGCAAGGGGCACCCTCACACCCTGAACAGGAAGGAGATCCTTTTCAAGTATGACACCAACAGCATCGTCGGTCAGAGCAGAAAAATTCAGGAAATGAAAGAAACATTGCTCCGGGTTGCCCAGAAAAACTCCAATGTGCTGCTTCGGGGGGAAAGCGGTACCGGCAAGGAACTCTTTGCCCATGCCATTCATGCTGCCAGCACCCGTCATTATTCACCGTTCGTCAAGGTGAACTGTGCAGCCATCCCCGAGCATCTTCTGGAGTCGGAGCTTTTCGGTTATGCGGAAGGGGCATTTACCGGCGCAAAAAAAGGGGGGCAGATCGGCAAATTCGAGCAGGCCCATACCGGTACCATTTTTCTTGATGAAATAGGGGATATGCCCCTCTATATGCAGGTGAAAATCCTGCGGGTGCTGCAGGAAAAAGAGCTTACCAACCTGGGAAGCACAAAGCAGAAAACGGTCGATGTGCGTGTCGTTGCTGCTACAAATCGCAACCTTGAACAGATGGTGAAAGAGGGAAAATTCAGGGAGGACCTGTATTATCGGCTCAATGTCGTTGCCCTCACCATACCGGCTTTGCGGGAGCGAAAGGAAGATGTTTATCCCCTGACGATGAATTTCATCGAGCAGTTCAATGTGGAGTTCGGATTGTCCGTGGAGGACCTGGATGCCGATGCATGGGAAATCTTCAAGAGCTATGACTGGCCGGGCAATATACGCGAATTGCGCAATGTTGTAGAAAGCGCCTTTAATGTCGTCAGCGGCCACCTGATCACCAGAGCCCATTTGCCGGAACAACTTACCCAGTTATGCCCGGACACCACGGTGGATTCCGTAGGAATCGAAGATTTCATCCGTGCCAGTCTGGGTAAGAAAGACATTACTCAGATAATGGATCAGTTTGAAAACCTGCTTCTCCGGAAGGCTGTCGAGTTCTGCCATGGGAATAAACAGCAAGCGTCAAGGCTCTTGGGTATTTCCCGGCAAGGTCTTTATAAAAAATTGAGCCGGCAAGCGATTGGAGGAAGCGATATGGACGACTCCGAAACGTGA
- a CDS encoding acetyl-CoA hydrolase/transferase family protein, translating into MNLALTQRSYEKEYQEKLCSAQEAAAIVQSGDHLCFPLGVGEPTLMVRALAARKRELEGVVVNQQHHLCPDYFTEDSVPHIKVNAWFTSHVSREAVQKGWADFVPNHFSEVPRLIREYWPVDVAGTVVSPMDEHGFFTCSLSVGYTMEAVKKAKKVVVQVNPQAPRTHGNCHIHISEVDHIIECDEPLQELAIPPVSAVEEAIGGYLAEMIEDGSTLQMGWGGIPNAVCKALLRKKDLGIHTELISNGIVDLMLAGAVNNSRKTIHRGKSLGTFALGTKKVFEFMNENPMIEMHPVDYVNDPYVIGQIDNMVSINATIQVDLLGQCCSESFGHLQWSGTGGQADFARGANRSRGGKGFICTASTAKNGTVSCIVPTLTAGSSTTTSKNDVDHVVTEFGVAKLRGQTAKQRAMNLINVAHPDFRGELMEAARRMNRI; encoded by the coding sequence ATGAATTTGGCACTTACCCAGCGCAGCTATGAAAAAGAATATCAGGAAAAGCTCTGTTCTGCCCAGGAAGCGGCGGCAATCGTCCAGTCCGGCGATCATCTCTGTTTTCCTCTCGGGGTAGGGGAGCCCACCTTGATGGTCAGGGCATTGGCAGCACGTAAGCGCGAGCTGGAAGGGGTTGTCGTCAATCAGCAGCATCATCTGTGCCCCGACTATTTCACTGAGGATTCCGTACCCCATATCAAGGTAAACGCCTGGTTCACCAGCCACGTATCACGGGAGGCGGTGCAGAAAGGTTGGGCAGACTTCGTGCCTAATCATTTCAGCGAGGTCCCCAGGCTCATACGTGAGTACTGGCCTGTGGATGTGGCGGGCACGGTAGTTTCTCCCATGGATGAGCATGGCTTCTTTACCTGCAGCTTGTCCGTCGGCTATACCATGGAAGCGGTGAAGAAGGCGAAGAAGGTTGTGGTGCAGGTGAATCCGCAAGCGCCAAGAACCCACGGTAACTGTCACATTCATATTTCTGAGGTTGACCATATCATCGAGTGCGATGAACCGCTCCAGGAACTGGCTATTCCCCCTGTTTCTGCTGTGGAGGAGGCAATCGGCGGCTATCTGGCGGAGATGATCGAAGACGGCTCAACTCTGCAGATGGGCTGGGGAGGGATTCCCAACGCGGTATGCAAGGCGTTGCTCAGGAAGAAGGATCTTGGCATCCACACCGAATTAATTTCCAATGGCATCGTCGATCTGATGCTCGCCGGCGCGGTAAACAATTCCCGCAAGACCATTCACCGGGGCAAGAGCCTCGGCACTTTTGCCTTGGGAACGAAAAAAGTCTTCGAATTCATGAACGAAAACCCCATGATCGAGATGCACCCGGTTGATTACGTGAACGACCCGTATGTAATCGGCCAGATCGACAACATGGTCTCCATCAATGCCACTATCCAGGTGGACCTCCTCGGACAATGCTGCTCCGAGTCCTTTGGCCATCTACAGTGGAGCGGAACAGGGGGCCAGGCAGACTTTGCACGTGGCGCCAACAGATCGCGCGGCGGCAAGGGCTTTATCTGCACGGCGTCAACAGCCAAGAATGGCACTGTCTCTTGTATCGTACCCACATTGACCGCCGGCTCATCGACAACAACCAGCAAAAATGATGTGGATCATGTAGTGACGGAATTCGGCGTCGCCAAGCTCAGGGGGCAGACGGCGAAGCAGCGCGCCATGAACCTCATCAACGTTGCCCATCCAGACTTCAGGGGTGAGCTCATGGAGGCTGCACGCAGGATGAACAGGATTTAA